DNA sequence from the Streptomyces sp. CA-210063 genome:
CGCGGTCGACCCCGACCGGTTCGCGGAAGTCGTCGAGGCCCTACGGCGGGCCGGACTGACGGTCACGGGCGAGCAGCCGATCCTCGGCACGCTCTCCGGAACCGTCGCGGAGGAACGGATCCCGGACCTGGAGGCGATCGACGGCGTCGAATCCCTCGACCGGGAGCGCACCATCCAGCTTCCCCCGCCCGACTCCCCGATCCAGTAAGCCATCCAGTGAGTCGGAGAAACGCCCCGGGCCGGCGCGCCCGGGGCGTCCTTCTGGCCGAGACCGGCGTGCCCGCTCGCGGCCCACCGCCCGCCCCGTTGTCAGCGGCGTCCTGTATAAACGAAAAACGGAAAGAGGAAAGAAGGGGGAGCGAGTCATGTTGCAGGCCTGGGCCAATCTGCGTCCCGTCGCCGTGCTGCTCCTCGTCCTCTTCGAACTCTCGGTGCTGGACGCCGGCACGCTCTCCGCGGCCGTCGCCTTCGCCGCGACCGCCGCGGCCGGCTCCGCGTTCGCCGCCTGCGCGCTGATCGCCTCGCGCTGCGCACCCGTCGTACCCCGTACGCGCGTACGAACGGCCATACGGGACCGTGAGCGCCGTACGGCGTTCCTGCCTCAACGCGATCCCGACGCCCGCGGCCGTACGCGGCCCCGGGCGCCCGGACGTGCCCTCCTGACGGCCACCGCGTAGGGCACGCCCCCAGCCATCCGACTGCACGTGCCCTTTCCGCGGGCCGTCGCGCCGAGTCTCCCGTCGTCCGGACCGCTCCGGACGACCACGTCCTGACTTCCTGGCACGACGAGACCCTCTGGAGGGCTCCCACCCATGTCCGTTTTCGCCGACCTGGTCGCGTATCTCGCCGATCTGCTCCAGCCGCTGTTCCACGCCTCCGCGACGGCCGTCGCGATCGTCCTGTTCACGGCGCTCGTACGGCTGCTCGTGCATCCCCTGTCCCGGGCGGCGGCGCGGGGGCAGCGGGCGCGGATCGCGTTGCAGCCGAAGATCGCGGAGCTGCGGAAGAAGCACGCCAAGAACCCCGAGAAGTTGCAGAAGGCGGTGCTGGAACTGCACACGGAGGAGAAGGTGTCGCCGCTGTCCGGCTGCCTGCCCAGCCTCTGCCAGCTGCCGGCCTTCTTCCTCCTCTACCACCTGTTCTCCAACAAGACGATCGGCGGCGAGGCCAACGCCCTCCTCACCCACCGGCTCTTCGCGGCCCCGCTCGGCGACCGCTGGGCCGACGCGCTGGGTGAGGGCGGCGTGTTCGGGGCGCAGGGGCTTGTCTACGTGGGGTTGTTCGTGATCGTCGCGGGCGTCGCGGCCTTCAACTTCCGGCGTACGAAGCTGATGATGGCCGCGGGCACCGCCGGGATGCCGGCGGTGTCGGACGAGCAGGTGCCCGGGATGGCCGCGAGCATGGGGGCCGTCAGCAAGTTCATGCCGTTCATGTCCTTCTTCACGCTGGTCACCGTGGCGGTGGTGCCGCTCGCGGCCGCGCTGTACGTGGTGACCAGTACGACGTGGAGTGCGGTGGAGCGGGCGCTGCTCTATCCCCTGCCTTCGGCCGGGACCGCCGCCGGAACGTCGTCAGCCGCTACCGCCCAGTAGGTCGGATCGGGGCAGCGGCACGGGAGGTCCACTCCGTGAACCGGGTATTGCGGAGTGGACGGTGACCTTGGAGGATCGACCAGTCCTCCGATGGCTGCACCCATCGGTCGGGCGGCGGACGAGCGAGGGAGATGTACGACGATGAAGCTGCTGCGAGTCGGTACGGCGGGCGCGGAGCGGCCCGCGCTGCTCGACGCCGAGGGCGTTCTGCGGGACCTGTCGGGGGTCGTGCCGGACATCGACGGCGCGCTCCTCGCGGACGAGGAGGCGCTCGGACGGGTCCGGGCGGCGGCCGGGAGCGGTGAGCTGCCCGTCCTGGACGCGGCCGGGCTGCGGATCGGGCCGCCGCTCGCCCGCATCGGCAAGATCGTGTGCATCGGGCTCAACTACCACGACCACGCCCGCGAGACCGGGGCCGAGCCGCCCTCCGAGCCGGTGATCTTCTTCAAGGCGGCGGACACGGTCGTCGGGCCGAACGACACGGTTCTCGTGCCGCGCGGGTCGGCCAAGACCGACTGGGAGGTCGAGCTCGCGGTCGTCATCGGGCGCACGGCCCGCTATGTCGAGTCGCGGGAGGCGGCGCTCGCGCATGTCGCCGGGTACGCAGTCTCGCACGACGTGTCCGAGCGGGAGTTCCAGCTGGAGCGCGGCGGGACGTGGGACAAGGGCAAGAACTGCGAGACGTTCAATCCGCTGGGGCCGTGGCTGGTGACCGCGGACGAGGTTCCCGATCCGCAGAAGCTCGGGCTGCGGTTGTGGGTCAACGGGGAGTTGAAGCAGGACGGGACGACGGCCGAGCAGATCTTCGCGGTGAGTGAAGTCGTGCGGTATGTCAGTCAGTTCATGGTGCTTTACCCCGGGGATGTCATCAATACGGGGACGCCGGCGGGGGTGGCGTTGGGGGAGCCTGAGCCGAAGCCGTTCCTTCGGGGCGGGGATGTTGTCGAGCTGGAGATCGAAGGGCTTGGGCGGCAGCGGCAGGAGTTCAAGAACGCGTAGGCGCTCCGCTCGGGGCGCCGGGTGCCTCATGGGTGGGGGACTACGGGTTGTTGGCGGCTGCGGGTTCGTTGTGGCTTGTCGCGCAGTTCCCCGCGCCCCTAAAAGAAAGGGCGCGGCCCATAACCGGCAGTTACAAGTCTTCCTTGAAGCGCTCCAGGGCCTCCACCACCATCGCGTGGTCCTCCAGTTGGGGGAGGCCCGATACCGTCACCGTGCCGATGACTCCCGTGCCCTCTACCGTCAGCGGGAAGGAACCGCCGTGGGCCGCGTAGAGGTTCGGGTCCAGACGGGAGGACTCCTCGAAGGTCGTGTCCTTGGCTCGGAAGCGGGCGCCGACCAGGTACGAGGAGCTGGCGTAGCGTTCCGCTACTCGGCGTTTGCGGTCGATCCAGGCGTCGTTGTCCGGGGTCGAGCCGGGGAGGGCGGCGTGGAAGAGCTGTTGGGGGCCGCGGCGGATGTCGATGGCGACCGGGGCGTTCCGGTCGCGGGCCAGCTCGACCAGCAGGGAGCCCAGCGCCCAGGCGTCCTCGTAGGTGAACCGGGGAAGGACCAGGCGGCGTTCCTGGGCCTCCAGTTCCTCGATGCTCGGGGTGTCGGTCATGTCAGCTTCACCGCCACGCCCTCGCGCGCCGACTTCCGTGCCGCCTCCAGTACGTCCAGCGCGGCGGCCGCCTCGTACGCGGTCACCGGGTTCTCGCCGGTGCCGTGCAGGGCGGCGGCCACGGCGGCGTAGTACGCGGGGTAGTCGCCGGGGAGGGTCGGGACGGGGCGGCCGCCGTCGGTCAGGGGGGAGTCGCCGGCGCCGACACGGCCCCAGAGGTCCTCGGGCTCCTGGCCCCAGGCGGTGCCGGGTGTCGGGCGTTCGCCGTCGCGGAGGGCCGCCTCCTGGGGGTCGAGGCCGTACTTGACGTAGCCCGCCTCGGAGCCCAACACGCGGAAGCGCGGGCCGAGTTGGGGCGTGACGGCGGAGGCGTAGAAGTGGGAGCGGACGCCGCTCGCGTGCGTGACGGCGATGAACGTGTCGTCGTCCGTCTCGGCGCCGGGGCGGCGGAGGTCGGACTCGGCGTAGACGAGGGTGGCGGGGCCGAAGAGGGTGAGGGCCTGGTCGACGATGTGGCTGCCCAGATCGTAGAGCAGACCTCCGATCTCTGCGGGGTCGCCGGACT
Encoded proteins:
- a CDS encoding DUF6412 domain-containing protein, with translation MLQAWANLRPVAVLLLVLFELSVLDAGTLSAAVAFAATAAAGSAFAACALIASRCAPVVPRTRVRTAIRDRERRTAFLPQRDPDARGRTRPRAPGRALLTATA
- a CDS encoding YidC/Oxa1 family membrane protein insertase, with translation MSVFADLVAYLADLLQPLFHASATAVAIVLFTALVRLLVHPLSRAAARGQRARIALQPKIAELRKKHAKNPEKLQKAVLELHTEEKVSPLSGCLPSLCQLPAFFLLYHLFSNKTIGGEANALLTHRLFAAPLGDRWADALGEGGVFGAQGLVYVGLFVIVAGVAAFNFRRTKLMMAAGTAGMPAVSDEQVPGMAASMGAVSKFMPFMSFFTLVTVAVVPLAAALYVVTSTTWSAVERALLYPLPSAGTAAGTSSAATAQ
- a CDS encoding fumarylacetoacetate hydrolase family protein; the encoded protein is MKLLRVGTAGAERPALLDAEGVLRDLSGVVPDIDGALLADEEALGRVRAAAGSGELPVLDAAGLRIGPPLARIGKIVCIGLNYHDHARETGAEPPSEPVIFFKAADTVVGPNDTVLVPRGSAKTDWEVELAVVIGRTARYVESREAALAHVAGYAVSHDVSEREFQLERGGTWDKGKNCETFNPLGPWLVTADEVPDPQKLGLRLWVNGELKQDGTTAEQIFAVSEVVRYVSQFMVLYPGDVINTGTPAGVALGEPEPKPFLRGGDVVELEIEGLGRQRQEFKNA
- a CDS encoding heme-degrading domain-containing protein; amino-acid sequence: MTDTPSIEELEAQERRLVLPRFTYEDAWALGSLLVELARDRNAPVAIDIRRGPQQLFHAALPGSTPDNDAWIDRKRRVAERYASSSYLVGARFRAKDTTFEESSRLDPNLYAAHGGSFPLTVEGTGVIGTVTVSGLPQLEDHAMVVEALERFKEDL
- a CDS encoding Gfo/Idh/MocA family oxidoreductase, which encodes MTGTSTGRPRRVALVGYGLAGSVFHAPLIAATEGLALDTVVTSNPERQAQARAEFPEVRFASTADELWARADELDLVVIASPNKTHVPVATAALEAGLAVVVDKPVAGTAAEARELAALADSRGLFLSVFQNRRWDNDFLTLQGLLAAGELGEVRRFESRFERWRPQLKGGWRESGDPAEIGGLLYDLGSHIVDQALTLFGPATLVYAESDLRRPGAETDDDTFIAVTHASGVRSHFYASAVTPQLGPRFRVLGSEAGYVKYGLDPQEAALRDGERPTPGTAWGQEPEDLWGRVGAGDSPLTDGGRPVPTLPGDYPAYYAAVAAALHGTGENPVTAYEAAAALDVLEAARKSAREGVAVKLT